The Actinobacillus suis ATCC 33415 DNA segment TTAGGTGAGTTAGCATTAGGTCAAAACATTCGTGTGGCATTCATGCCATGGAATGGTTATAACTTCGAAGACTCAATGTTAGTTTCTGAGCGTGTGGTACAAGAAGACCGTTTCACGACAATCCACATTCAAGAATTATCTTGTGTGGCACGTGATACCAAACTTGGTGCAGAAGAAATCACTGCGGATATTCCAAACGTAGGTGAATCAGCATTAAGCAAACTTGATGAATCAGGTATCGTGTACGTTGGTGCGGAAGTTAAGGGTGGCGACATCTTAGTAGGTAAAGTAACGCCTAAAGGTGAAACCCAATTAACACCGGAAGAAAAACTTTTACGTGCAATCTTCGGTGAGAAAGCATCTGACGTTAAAGATTCTTCATTACGTGTACCAAACGGTACTTCAGGTACGGTTATTGACGTTCAAGTATTTACTCGTGATGGCGTTGAAAAAGATAAACGTGCATTAGAAATCGAGGAAATGCAGCTTAAAGAAGCGAAGAAAGATTTAACTGAAGAGTTAGAAATTTTAGAAGCCGGCTTATTCACACGTGTTCGCAACTTATTAGTTGAAGGTGGCGTATCTGAAGCTGAATTAGATAAAGTTTCTCGTGAGAAATGGTTAGAACAAACCTTAGATGACGAAGCGAAACAAAATCAATTAGAACAGCTTGCGGAACAACACGAAGAATTACGTAAAGAGTTCGAACGTAAACTTGAAATTAAACGCAACAAGATCATTCAAGGTGACGATTTAGCACCGGGCGTGTTAAAAGTTGTTAAAGTTTACTTAGCGGTTCGTCGTCAAATCCAACCGGGTGATAAAATGGCGGGTCGTCACGGTAACAAAGGTGTTATCTCGAAAATCAACCCAGTTGAAGATATGCCGTACGATGAAAACGGCCAACCGGTTGAGATCGTATTGAACCCGCTGGGCGTACCTTCACGTATGAACATCGGTCAGATCTTAGAAACACACTTAGGTTTAGCGGCGAAAGGTATCGGTGATCAGATTAATAAGATGATCAAACAGCAACAAGAAGTGGCTAAATTACGTGAATATATCCAGAAAGCGTACGATTTAGGTCACGGTTCACAAGTTGTTGATTTAAGTACCTTTACTGATGAAGAAGTAATGCGTTTAGCAGAAAATTTACGTAAAGGTTTACCACTTGCAACACCAGTATTTGATGGTGCGCACGAAGCTGAAATCAAAGGCTTATTAGAATTAGGCGGCTTACCGACTTCAGGTCAGATTACATTATTTGACGGTCGTACCGGTGAGAAATTCGAGCGTCCTGTAACCGTAGGTTATATGTATATGCTCAAATTGAACCACTTAGTTGACGACAAAATGCACGCGCGTTCAACAGGTTCTTATAGTCTTGTTACTCAGCAACCACTTGGTGGTAAAGCGCAGTTCGGTGGTCAGCGTTTCGGTGAGATGGAGGTTTGGGCATTAGAAGCATACGGTGCTGCTTACACCTTACAAGAAATGTTAACGGTTAAATCGGATGACGTAAACGGTCGTACGAAGATGTATAAAAACATCGTAGACGGCACACACCAAATGGAACCGGGTATGCCGGAATCATTCAACGTATTGTTGAAAGAGATTCGTGCCTTAGGTATCGATATGGAGTTAGACGAAGACTAGTCGTCAACCTTCAAGCGGTCAAATTTAGTAAAAATTTTGCAAAATTTGACCGCTTGTAAAACCAGATTTCCTCGTTTAGAGCCCTGTGTTCTAAGCAAAACTTTAATTCCTCACTAGGGGCAAAAAGTGAAAGACTTAGTAAAGTTTTTAAAAGCACAATCGAAATCGAATGATGATTTTGATGTAATTAAAATTGGTTTAGCATCACCGGATAAAATCCGTTCTTGGTCTTTCGGTGAAGTAAAAAAACCGGAAACAATTAACTATCGTACCTTTAAACCTGAGCGTGATGGTCTTTTCTGTGCACGTATCTTCGGACCGGTAAAAGATTACGAATGTCTTTGTGGTAAATATAAACGCTTAAAACACCGTGGTGTAATTTGTGAAAAATGTGGCGTTGAAGTAACCCAAACTAAAGTACGTCGTGACCGTATGGGTCATATCGAACTTGCGTGTCCGGTTGCGCACATTTGGTTCTTAAAATCACTTCCGTCCCGTATCGGTTTAATCTTAGATATGCCTTTACGTGATATCGAACGTGTACTTTATTTCGAATCTTATGTTGTTACTGAACCAGGTATGACTGATTTAGAAAAAAATCAGTTATTAACCGAAGAACAATATTGGGAAGCGGAAGAGCGTTGGGGCGATGAGTTCGAAGCGAAAATGGGTGCGGAAGGTATTCAAGCACTTTTACGTGATATGGACTTAGAGCACCAATGTGAAATGATGCGTGAAGAGTTACAAGAAACTAACTCTGAAACAAAACGTAAGAAAATCACAAAACGCTTAAAATTATTAGAAGCATTCCAACAATCCGGTAACAAACCGGAGTGGATGGTAATGACTGTATTACCAGTGCTTCCACCGGATCTTCGTCCATTAGTACCACTTGATGGTGGTCGTTTTGCGACTTCAGATCTGAACGATTTATATCGTCGTGTGATCAACCGTAACAACCGTTTAAAACGCTTATTAGATTTAGTAGCGCCGGATATCATCGTACGTAACGAAAAACGTATGTTACAAGAGTCTGTTGATGCGTTATTAGATAACGGTCGTCGTGGTCGTGCGATTACAGGTTCTAACAAACGTCCATTAAAATCTCTTGCAGATATGATCAAGGGTAAACAAGGTCGTTTCCGTCAGAACTTATTAGGTAAACGTGTAGACTATTCAGGTCGTTCGGTAATTACCGTAGGTCCTTACTTACACCTACACCAATGTGGTTTACCGAAAAAAATGGCATTGGAATTATTCCGTCCGTTTATTTACTCTAAATTAGAATCTCGTGGTATTGCTTCAACAATCAAAGCTGCGAAGAAAATGGTTGAGCGTGAAGAACCGATCGTATGGGATATCCTTGCAGAAGTTATTCGTGAACACCCAATTTTATTAAACCGTGCGCCAACACTTCACCGTTTGGGTATCCAAGCGTTTGAACCGTTATTAATCGAAGGTAAAGCAATCCAGTTACACCCACTTGTTTGTGCGGCGTTCAACGCGGACTTCGATGGTGACCAAATGGCGGTACACGTACCATTAACACTTGAAGCGCAATTAGAAGCTCGTGCGTTAATGATGTCAACTAACAACGTACTTTCACCGGCAAGTGGTGACCCGATTATCGTACCTTCTCAGGACGTTGTATTAGGTCTTTACTACATGACGCGTGAGAAAGTAAATGCGAAAGGTGAAGGGATGTACTTCCTTGACCCACGTGAAGCGGAAAAAGCATACCGTACCGGTCAAGCTGAATTACACGCACGTGTAAAAGTTCGTATTACCGAACACGTGAAAAACGAAGCGGGTGAGTTAGTTGCGGAAACTAACTTAGTGGATACCACAATCGGTCGTGCAATCTTATGGATGATCGCACCGAAAGGTATGCCGTTTAAAGTATTCAACCAAACGTTAGGTAAAAAAGCGATTTCAAAATTAATCAATGAAAGCTACCGTCGTTTAGGTTTAAAAGAATCTGTCATTCTTGCTGACCAAATCATGTATACCGGTTTCGCATACGCTGCTCGTTCAGGTGCGTCAGTTGGTATCGATGATATGGTAATTCCGGCGCAGAAAAATGAAATTATCCGCGCGGCGGAAGCAGAAGTTGCAGAGATTCAAGAGCAGTTTAACTCAGGTCTTGTAACTGCAGGCGAACGTTATAACAAAGTAATCGATATTTGGGCGGCTGCAAACGAACGTGTTGCAAAAGCAATGATGGAAAACCTTTCAACGGAAGAAGTCATCAACCGTGAAGGTAACCCGGAAAAACAAGCGTCATTCAACAGTATCTTTATGATGGCTGACTCGGGTGCGCGTGGTTCTGCAGCTCAGATTCGTCAGTTAGCGGGTATGCGTGGTCTTATGGCTCGTCCGGACGGCTCGATCATCGAAACACCGATTACCGCGAACTTCCGTGAAGGTCTGAACGTTCTTCAGTACTTTATTTCAACCCACGGTGCACGTAAAGGTCTTGCGGATACCGCATTAAAGACAGCGAACTCAGGTTACTTAACACGTCGTTTAGTAGACGTAGCACAAGACTTAGTAATCACTGAAGATGACTGTGGTACACACGAAGGTATCGTGATGACTCCGTTAATCGAAGGTGGTGACGTTAAAGAAGCATTACGTGATCGTGTATTAGGTCGTGTGGTTGCAGAAGACGTATTAAAACCAGGTACGGAAGAAGTATTAATTCCACGTAACACCTTAATCGATGAGAAATGGTGTGATGTGATTGATGCGGAATCTGTAGACGTAATCAAAGTACGTTCGGTGGTAACTTGTAACACAGACTTCGGTGTGTGTGCGAAATGTTACGGTCGTGACCTTGCTCGTGGTCACCTTATCAACCAAGGTGAAGCAGTGGGTGTTATTGCGGCACAATCAATCGGTGAACCAGGTACACAGTTAACCATGCGTACGTTCCACATCGGTGGTGCGGCTTCTGCGGCAGCAAAAGAATCTAGCATCCAAGTGAAAAACGCAGGTACGATTAAGTTAACTAACGCTAAATTTGTAACTAACAAAGAAGGCAAAATCGTATTAACTTCACGTAACACAGAATTAACCGTAATCGACACATTCGGCCGTACCAAAGAAAACTATAAAGTACCTTACGGTGCAGTGCTTTCTAAAAACGACGGTGCAGAAGTTGCAGTAGGTGAAGTAGTTGCGAACTGGGATCCGCATACAATGCCGGTCATCTCAGAGGTAAGCGGTCGCATCCAATTCAGCGACATCGTAGATGGCTTAACCGTTACTCGTCAAACCGACGAATTAACCGGTTTATCCTCTATCGTGGTACAAGATGTGGGTGAACGTGCAACAGCAGGTAAAGATTTACGTCCGGCATTACGTTTAGTTGATGCGCAAGGTAACGACATCTTAATCCCTGGCACAGATGTTGCAGCACAATACTTCTTACCAGGTAAAGCAATCGTAACCTTAGATGACGGTGCGGAAATCGAAGTCGGTGAAGCATTAGCACGTATTCCGCAAGAATCTGTGGGTACGAAAGATATTACCGGTGGTCTTCCACGCGTAGCAGACTTATTCGAAGCACGTAAACCGAAAGAGCCGGCAATTCTTGCTGAAATTTCAGGTATCGTGTCATTCGGTAAAGAAACTAAAGGTAAACGTCGTTTAGTGATCACGCCGGCAGAAGGCGAAGCATTCGAAGAAATGATTCCAAAATGGCGTCAGCTCAACGTATTCGAAGGCGAGATGGTACAACGTGGTGACGTAATCTCTGATGGTGCAGAAACTCCGCACGACATCTTACGTTTACGTGGCGTTCACGCTGTAACAGATTACATCGTAAACGAAGTACAAGAAGTTTACCGCTTACAAGGGGTAAAAATTAACGATAAACACATCGAAGTTATCGTTCGCCAAATGTTACGTAAAGCGGTTATCACCAACGCATACGACAGCGAATTCCTCGAAGGGGAACAAGTTGAAGTGGCTCGCGTGAAAATTGCTAACCGTAAACGTGCAGAAGAAGGCAAACCTCTTGTTGAGTTCGAGCGTGAATTGCTTGGTATTACCAAAGCGTCGCTTGCAACTGAGTCATTTATCTCAGCAGCGTCGTTCCAAGAAACAACACGTGTTCTTACTGAAGCGGCAGTGGCAGGTAAACGTGACGAATTACGCGGCTTGAAAGAGAACGTAATCGTAGGTCGTTTAATCCCAGCTGGTACAGGTTTCGCATACCACCAAGCACGTGCGAAAAAACGTAGCCAACAAGAACAAGCGGTTGCTTTCGAAGCACCAGTTACACCGGCTAACGTATTCGCAACAGATGCTGATATCGAAGCAGAATTCGAATTCGTTGCAGACGATGCAACTCAAAGCCTAGCAGCGTTATTAAACGCAGGTGATGAAGAGTAATTCGTAGCGTATAGATAAAAAGCCCCTAGAACGAAAGTTCTAGGGGCTTTTTGTTTATTATATGATTTCTATTGGAGTTAAAATAACATCATATCCATCATTCCTTATATTATTTATAGTATTAAATAAACTTATCTTCGAGAAAGAACTCATATTAAGAGGGAAACCACTAATTTTCTTAGATTCTATTGCAATAGCAATTACAACAGTTTTCCTTGCTTCTTCTGAAATAGTAAAGGCGCTTGTACATTTTTCCCTAAATTCTTTTGAGTTTGCATATAAAGTAGATGCTATGTATGCTTGTGAAAATAGGTATGAGGATTTTGCTCCCCAGACATTTTTAATGTGAATAAAACGATG contains these protein-coding regions:
- the rpoC gene encoding DNA-directed RNA polymerase subunit beta', which gives rise to MKDLVKFLKAQSKSNDDFDVIKIGLASPDKIRSWSFGEVKKPETINYRTFKPERDGLFCARIFGPVKDYECLCGKYKRLKHRGVICEKCGVEVTQTKVRRDRMGHIELACPVAHIWFLKSLPSRIGLILDMPLRDIERVLYFESYVVTEPGMTDLEKNQLLTEEQYWEAEERWGDEFEAKMGAEGIQALLRDMDLEHQCEMMREELQETNSETKRKKITKRLKLLEAFQQSGNKPEWMVMTVLPVLPPDLRPLVPLDGGRFATSDLNDLYRRVINRNNRLKRLLDLVAPDIIVRNEKRMLQESVDALLDNGRRGRAITGSNKRPLKSLADMIKGKQGRFRQNLLGKRVDYSGRSVITVGPYLHLHQCGLPKKMALELFRPFIYSKLESRGIASTIKAAKKMVEREEPIVWDILAEVIREHPILLNRAPTLHRLGIQAFEPLLIEGKAIQLHPLVCAAFNADFDGDQMAVHVPLTLEAQLEARALMMSTNNVLSPASGDPIIVPSQDVVLGLYYMTREKVNAKGEGMYFLDPREAEKAYRTGQAELHARVKVRITEHVKNEAGELVAETNLVDTTIGRAILWMIAPKGMPFKVFNQTLGKKAISKLINESYRRLGLKESVILADQIMYTGFAYAARSGASVGIDDMVIPAQKNEIIRAAEAEVAEIQEQFNSGLVTAGERYNKVIDIWAAANERVAKAMMENLSTEEVINREGNPEKQASFNSIFMMADSGARGSAAQIRQLAGMRGLMARPDGSIIETPITANFREGLNVLQYFISTHGARKGLADTALKTANSGYLTRRLVDVAQDLVITEDDCGTHEGIVMTPLIEGGDVKEALRDRVLGRVVAEDVLKPGTEEVLIPRNTLIDEKWCDVIDAESVDVIKVRSVVTCNTDFGVCAKCYGRDLARGHLINQGEAVGVIAAQSIGEPGTQLTMRTFHIGGAASAAAKESSIQVKNAGTIKLTNAKFVTNKEGKIVLTSRNTELTVIDTFGRTKENYKVPYGAVLSKNDGAEVAVGEVVANWDPHTMPVISEVSGRIQFSDIVDGLTVTRQTDELTGLSSIVVQDVGERATAGKDLRPALRLVDAQGNDILIPGTDVAAQYFLPGKAIVTLDDGAEIEVGEALARIPQESVGTKDITGGLPRVADLFEARKPKEPAILAEISGIVSFGKETKGKRRLVITPAEGEAFEEMIPKWRQLNVFEGEMVQRGDVISDGAETPHDILRLRGVHAVTDYIVNEVQEVYRLQGVKINDKHIEVIVRQMLRKAVITNAYDSEFLEGEQVEVARVKIANRKRAEEGKPLVEFERELLGITKASLATESFISAASFQETTRVLTEAAVAGKRDELRGLKENVIVGRLIPAGTGFAYHQARAKKRSQQEQAVAFEAPVTPANVFATDADIEAEFEFVADDATQSLAALLNAGDEE